From a single Clostridia bacterium genomic region:
- a CDS encoding phenylacetate--CoA ligase translates to MDKKHIIYNPEMECIDREALRKLQSERLIETVKRVYENVPMYRERMDKKGVKPEDIKSVDDLKLLPFTEKTDLRDEFPFGLFAAPKSDIVRIQGSSGTTGKPIVSGYTQGDVDVWTEMMARTLTAAGCTKDDIVQVCYGYGLFTGGLGAHQGASKIGAMVIPMSSGNTQRQIMMMKELGATMLCCTPSYATYLGETIKEMGIKPEELKLKAGCFGAEPWTEEMRVRIEELLGIDACDIYGLTEIAGPGVSFECLEKHGMHVNEDHVIPEIIDPVTEQPLPYGQTGELVFTTITKEGMPMIRYRTRDLCTLTDEKCACGRTLVRMSRLSGRTDDMIVIRGVNVFPSQVESVLVKMNGVAPFYVLVVDRVNSADTLEVKVELTEEMFSDTVAHIEELRNKIGEEIKSVVGVQAKISLVPPKSIPRSEGKAKRVIDNRKL, encoded by the coding sequence ATGGACAAAAAACACATTATTTACAATCCGGAAATGGAATGTATCGACAGAGAAGCTCTTCGTAAACTGCAAAGCGAGCGTTTAATTGAAACTGTAAAGCGCGTTTACGAAAACGTACCTATGTACAGAGAGCGCATGGACAAAAAAGGTGTAAAGCCTGAAGACATCAAAAGTGTTGATGATTTAAAGCTTCTTCCTTTCACCGAAAAAACAGATTTGCGTGATGAATTTCCTTTTGGCTTGTTTGCCGCTCCAAAATCCGATATTGTACGCATTCAGGGTTCATCCGGCACAACCGGCAAGCCCATCGTATCCGGCTACACACAGGGTGACGTAGATGTCTGGACAGAAATGATGGCAAGAACATTAACTGCTGCTGGCTGCACAAAAGACGACATTGTTCAGGTTTGCTACGGTTACGGTTTGTTTACCGGCGGTCTCGGCGCGCATCAGGGTGCTTCCAAAATCGGGGCAATGGTTATCCCGATGTCCAGCGGTAATACCCAGAGACAGATTATGATGATGAAAGAGCTTGGTGCAACCATGCTCTGCTGTACCCCGTCTTATGCTACATATTTAGGCGAAACCATTAAAGAAATGGGCATTAAGCCGGAAGAATTGAAATTAAAAGCCGGTTGCTTCGGTGCAGAGCCATGGACTGAAGAAATGCGTGTTCGTATAGAAGAACTTTTAGGTATTGATGCGTGTGACATTTACGGTCTCACCGAAATTGCAGGCCCCGGTGTTTCGTTTGAATGTCTGGAAAAACACGGTATGCATGTAAACGAAGACCATGTTATTCCCGAAATCATTGACCCTGTTACCGAACAGCCTCTCCCCTACGGTCAAACCGGCGAGCTGGTATTTACCACCATCACAAAAGAAGGTATGCCAATGATTCGTTACAGAACCCGTGACCTTTGCACTTTAACCGATGAAAAATGTGCATGTGGCAGAACATTAGTTCGTATGAGCCGTCTGTCGGGCAGAACCGATGACATGATTGTTATCCGTGGCGTTAACGTATTCCCGAGCCAGGTTGAATCTGTTCTCGTTAAGATGAATGGTGTTGCCCCATTCTATGTACTGGTTGTTGACCGTGTAAACTCTGCAGATACCTTAGAGGTTAAGGTTGAGCTTACCGAAGAAATGTTCTCGGATACCGTTGCGCACATTGAAGAATTGCGCAACAAAATTGGCGAAGAAATCAAGTCTGTGGTTGGTGTTCAGGCAAAAATCAGCCTTGTACCGCCCAAATCCATTCCGCGTTCTGAAGGTAAAGCAAAACGCGTTATTGATAACAGAAAACTGTAA
- a CDS encoding sugar phosphate isomerase/epimerase, whose amino-acid sequence MKLSNTIGFFSEKNYSAEYGVDICAKAGFDALDFAFHSSSKYSDADSVTEKGKEWFINLRKRAEDSGLVFNQAHAPFPSSVMDPARTEEIFWNIVRSFESAEILGISNMVVHPVQHLTYRDEGIPEQLFQMNMEFYGRLLPYAKDHGVTICTENMWQGRNAAGVYYIEHSTCSTPEETIRYVDSMQDENFKYCFDIGHALLCREDPADFIRALGKDRLKALHVHDVTGLSDTHTLPYYGGAGKWESVCKALKEIGYTGDFTYEASNFMHPLPEELLLPALKYMVEVGRYLISRIEG is encoded by the coding sequence ATGAAACTTTCCAACACAATAGGATTTTTTTCTGAAAAGAATTATTCGGCAGAGTATGGTGTCGATATTTGTGCAAAGGCAGGCTTTGATGCTTTGGATTTTGCTTTTCATTCGAGTTCGAAATATTCGGATGCGGATTCGGTAACCGAAAAAGGCAAAGAGTGGTTTATAAACTTAAGAAAAAGAGCGGAGGACAGCGGTCTTGTGTTTAATCAGGCACATGCACCTTTCCCGTCCAGCGTTATGGATCCTGCAAGAACAGAAGAAATCTTCTGGAATATCGTTCGTTCTTTTGAAAGTGCTGAAATTTTGGGGATTTCCAACATGGTTGTGCACCCGGTACAGCATTTAACCTACCGAGATGAAGGTATTCCGGAACAGTTGTTTCAAATGAATATGGAATTTTATGGTCGCTTGCTTCCTTATGCAAAAGATCACGGCGTTACCATTTGTACTGAAAATATGTGGCAGGGCAGAAATGCGGCAGGTGTATATTACATTGAACATTCTACTTGCTCTACACCTGAAGAAACCATTCGGTATGTGGATTCAATGCAGGACGAAAACTTTAAATACTGTTTTGATATTGGTCACGCTTTGCTTTGCCGCGAAGATCCAGCCGATTTTATCCGTGCGCTCGGAAAAGACCGTTTGAAAGCCCTTCACGTACACGATGTAACCGGATTAAGCGATACACACACCTTGCCTTATTACGGTGGTGCCGGTAAATGGGAATCTGTATGCAAAGCTTTAAAAGAAATTGGCTACACGGGCGACTTTACATACGAAGCATCTAATTTTATGCACCCCTTGCCCGAAGAACTTCTGCTCCCTGCACTGAAATATATGGTGGAAGTTGGTCGCTATTTAATTTCAAGAATCGAGGGATAA
- the dnaX gene encoding DNA polymerase III subunit gamma/tau → MDHQALYRKFRPETFSDLYGQEAIVTALKNQLIHNKCAHAYLFCGTRGTGKTTTARLLARAVNCENLTDGEPCNACEACRSMKENTAIDVVEIDAASNTSVDNVRQIREEITYPPMSLRKKVYIIDEVHMLSGGAFNALLKTLEEPPEYAMFILATTEYHKVPQTILSRCQRFDFKRISGKTIGDRLEYVLKESGAEYEQDAISAVAYAADGSMRDGLSILEKCLSFSTEKLTAQAVAKVLGTVDDTDLFKMSSAIATKDAATVISVCESTITEGRDPLLLTVYLMEHFRCLMVASLVQDPKEILQMNEERASAFSAESKKFALPQIITILKSLTNIYKSQKETPNPKMLLEIGLAAICAHGQKVPQSQMPVMPNPQPPMFTPIMRVEEKPKQVSDFPPVPVEENPTPAEPDIPIPVSEPEPLTEPAPYEEPPARPVMDENHGTLQEAIQNWNRVADQLLYAKKGAISAHLGLCRPVAENDNTLLLIFRPENKINHDMMERKNNKEALQDAIWEVVGLRPNIHCCYTNENAALAQQVTPAQGISDLEKEFGDFIKFED, encoded by the coding sequence GTGGATCATCAGGCGCTTTACAGAAAATTCCGACCCGAAACATTTTCGGATTTATACGGACAAGAAGCAATTGTAACTGCTCTTAAAAATCAGCTTATCCATAATAAGTGCGCGCATGCCTATCTGTTTTGCGGTACTCGCGGTACCGGTAAAACGACTACGGCACGTTTGCTTGCCCGTGCGGTAAACTGTGAAAATTTAACTGACGGTGAGCCTTGCAATGCGTGCGAAGCTTGTCGCAGTATGAAAGAAAATACTGCTATTGACGTGGTTGAAATCGACGCGGCATCCAACACAAGTGTTGATAACGTGCGCCAGATTCGGGAAGAAATTACCTATCCGCCCATGTCTCTCCGTAAAAAAGTATATATTATTGACGAAGTGCATATGCTCTCGGGCGGTGCTTTTAATGCGTTGCTAAAAACCTTGGAGGAGCCGCCGGAATATGCAATGTTTATTTTGGCAACCACAGAATACCATAAAGTTCCCCAAACCATTCTTTCCCGTTGTCAGCGCTTTGATTTTAAACGGATTTCGGGCAAAACTATTGGGGACAGATTGGAATATGTTTTAAAAGAATCGGGCGCAGAATATGAGCAGGATGCAATTTCCGCTGTAGCCTATGCGGCAGACGGGTCCATGCGTGACGGGCTTTCTATTTTGGAAAAGTGTCTTTCCTTTTCCACCGAAAAGCTTACAGCGCAGGCGGTTGCAAAGGTTTTAGGGACTGTGGATGATACCGATTTGTTTAAAATGTCGTCTGCGATTGCAACAAAGGATGCGGCAACCGTGATTTCGGTTTGTGAAAGCACAATTACAGAGGGCAGAGATCCGCTTTTACTTACAGTTTATCTGATGGAGCATTTCAGATGTCTGATGGTAGCATCTCTTGTACAAGACCCGAAAGAAATATTGCAAATGAATGAAGAACGGGCAAGTGCTTTCTCGGCAGAAAGTAAAAAGTTTGCATTGCCTCAGATTATTACGATATTAAAAAGCTTAACCAATATTTATAAAAGCCAGAAGGAAACACCAAATCCCAAAATGCTATTAGAAATTGGTCTTGCGGCAATTTGTGCACACGGTCAAAAAGTACCGCAATCGCAAATGCCGGTAATGCCAAATCCACAGCCGCCGATGTTTACACCGATTATGCGTGTGGAGGAAAAACCAAAGCAGGTGTCGGATTTCCCGCCTGTTCCGGTCGAAGAAAATCCAACACCTGCTGAACCCGACATACCGATTCCTGTTTCGGAGCCGGAGCCTTTGACCGAACCTGCTCCTTACGAAGAACCGCCGGCAAGACCGGTTATGGATGAAAACCACGGCACTTTGCAAGAAGCAATTCAGAACTGGAATCGGGTAGCCGATCAGCTTCTTTATGCCAAAAAAGGGGCAATCAGTGCACATTTAGGTCTTTGCAGACCGGTTGCGGAAAACGACAATACATTGTTGTTAATTTTCAGACCTGAAAACAAAATTAATCACGACATGATGGAACGTAAAAATAACAAAGAAGCTCTGCAAGATGCGATCTGGGAGGTTGTGGGACTTCGACCGAATATACATTGCTGTTATACCAACGAAAATGCAGCTTTAGCACAGCAGGTGACCCCTGCGCAAGGAATATCCGATCTGGAAAAGGAATTCGGTGATTTTATTAAATTTGAAGATTAA
- a CDS encoding YbaB/EbfC family nucleoid-associated protein, protein MAKNRFPMGGMGGANMNQMIKQAQKMQQDMLKMQEELEETTVEASAGGGMVTVTATAKKEITAIKIDPECVDPDDVEMLEDLVLSAVQEALKKAEDVSAQQMSKITGGMNLPGLF, encoded by the coding sequence ATGGCAAAGAACAGATTCCCTATGGGTGGCATGGGTGGTGCCAACATGAATCAGATGATTAAGCAGGCACAGAAGATGCAGCAGGACATGCTCAAAATGCAGGAAGAACTGGAAGAAACAACCGTTGAAGCATCTGCGGGCGGTGGTATGGTAACCGTTACGGCAACTGCAAAAAAAGAAATTACTGCAATTAAAATTGATCCCGAGTGCGTAGATCCAGATGATGTGGAAATGCTGGAAGATCTGGTGCTTTCTGCGGTTCAGGAAGCTTTGAAAAAGGCTGAAGATGTTTCTGCTCAACAGATGAGCAAAATCACCGGTGGTATGAATTTGCCCGGCTTGTTTTAA